From one Nocardioides scoriae genomic stretch:
- a CDS encoding transketolase-like TK C-terminal-containing protein has protein sequence MTALHEDDHRTGERGAADVAVLREVSQRVLWLSAAIVDAANRGRPNATGVKVGGHQASSASMVDICTALWFHELTSLDRVSVKPHASPVLHAINFLLGDLDPAYLPTLRARGGLQSYPSRSKDPDTVDFSTGSVGIGATATLWAAMAHRYVRSQFPDAPPAGRFVSLLGDAELDEGAIWEAVADPQVASLGELLWVVDMNRQSLDRVVPDIAVQRLAAMFEAAGWQVVTLKWGRLVSALFDRPGGSELRHRLEAMPNEEYQRMLRVDPAEVRDRVLGSDSSAELRGLLDSLTTEQLVEAVRDLGGHDLGLLVDTFGAVDDHRPTVVFAYTVKGRGLPTEGHPSNHSALLDEAQMASLARACGTDLDDPWAPLDPGSDAAALARRRGEQLSRVTVSPTGPLRVPTSLGHPHRKTVSTQAVLGRLLSDLVRDAPDVAARVVTCSPDVASSTNLGGWINKTGVWSVTERRDWFADDAERVLRWSESQTGQHVELGIAEVNTVGLLGELGATWSRWGERLIPIATFYDPFVGRALEPWSFGMYAGGQSILVGTPSGVTLAPEGGAHQSVSTPSIGLEQPGCVAWEPAFAQDLEWCFLHAMSQVGVAGGTSAYFRLSTRPVDPALARVPHDEVLAERRRQHAVAGGYRITDHDPATEQVTLVGVGAILPEVLEAARVLQAQGVVAGVVCLTSPDLVFRSFQQRGSRSAGGSDVLDLLLPAAHPAPLVTVLDGHPHTLAFLAGARGDRIRCLGVSDFGQSSDLPDAHRIHGIDAGSVAGAALDLLGR, from the coding sequence ATGACCGCCCTGCACGAGGACGACCACCGCACCGGGGAGCGGGGTGCCGCCGACGTGGCGGTGCTGCGCGAGGTCTCCCAGCGCGTGCTGTGGCTCTCGGCGGCCATCGTGGACGCCGCCAACCGGGGCCGCCCGAACGCCACCGGGGTCAAGGTCGGCGGCCACCAGGCCTCCTCCGCCTCGATGGTCGACATCTGCACCGCGCTGTGGTTCCACGAGCTGACCTCGCTGGACCGGGTGTCGGTCAAGCCCCACGCCTCGCCCGTGCTGCACGCGATCAACTTCCTGCTGGGCGACCTCGACCCGGCGTACCTGCCGACGCTGCGTGCCCGGGGCGGCCTGCAGTCCTACCCCTCGCGCTCCAAGGACCCCGACACCGTCGACTTCTCGACCGGGTCGGTCGGCATCGGCGCGACGGCGACGCTGTGGGCGGCGATGGCGCACCGCTACGTGCGCTCGCAGTTCCCCGACGCCCCGCCCGCCGGCCGGTTCGTGAGCCTGCTGGGCGACGCCGAGCTCGACGAGGGCGCCATCTGGGAGGCCGTGGCCGACCCGCAGGTGGCCAGCCTGGGCGAGCTGCTGTGGGTGGTCGACATGAACCGGCAGTCGCTGGACCGCGTGGTGCCCGACATCGCCGTGCAGCGCCTCGCGGCCATGTTCGAGGCCGCCGGCTGGCAGGTCGTCACGCTCAAGTGGGGCCGCCTGGTCTCCGCGCTGTTCGACCGTCCGGGCGGGTCCGAGCTGCGCCACCGCCTGGAGGCGATGCCCAACGAGGAGTACCAGCGGATGCTGCGCGTGGACCCCGCCGAGGTCCGCGACCGGGTGCTGGGCTCCGACTCCTCCGCCGAGCTGCGGGGCCTGCTCGACTCCCTCACGACCGAGCAGCTGGTCGAGGCCGTCCGCGACCTGGGCGGCCACGACCTCGGGCTGCTCGTCGACACGTTCGGCGCCGTCGACGACCACCGGCCGACCGTGGTCTTCGCCTACACCGTCAAGGGCCGCGGGCTCCCGACCGAGGGCCACCCCAGCAACCACTCCGCCCTGCTCGACGAGGCGCAGATGGCCTCGCTGGCCCGCGCCTGCGGCACCGACCTCGACGACCCGTGGGCGCCGCTCGACCCCGGCTCGGACGCCGCCGCGCTGGCCCGCCGCCGCGGGGAGCAGCTGAGCCGGGTGACTGTGAGCCCCACGGGCCCGCTGCGGGTCCCGACGTCGCTGGGCCACCCGCACCGCAAGACCGTCTCGACCCAGGCCGTCCTGGGCCGGCTGCTCTCGGACCTGGTCCGCGACGCGCCCGACGTGGCCGCCCGGGTCGTCACCTGCAGCCCCGACGTCGCCTCGTCGACCAACCTCGGCGGCTGGATCAACAAGACCGGCGTCTGGTCGGTCACGGAGCGCCGCGACTGGTTCGCCGACGACGCCGAGCGGGTGCTGCGGTGGTCGGAGTCGCAGACCGGCCAGCACGTCGAGCTCGGCATCGCCGAGGTCAACACCGTCGGCCTGCTGGGCGAGCTCGGCGCGACCTGGTCGCGGTGGGGCGAGCGGCTGATCCCGATCGCGACCTTCTACGACCCGTTCGTCGGGCGGGCCCTGGAGCCCTGGTCCTTCGGGATGTACGCCGGCGGGCAGTCCATCCTGGTCGGCACCCCCTCGGGCGTGACGCTGGCCCCCGAGGGCGGGGCCCACCAGTCGGTCTCCACCCCGTCCATCGGGCTGGAGCAGCCCGGTTGCGTGGCCTGGGAGCCGGCCTTCGCCCAGGACCTCGAGTGGTGCTTCCTGCACGCGATGTCCCAGGTCGGCGTGGCCGGCGGCACCTCGGCGTACTTCCGGCTCTCGACGCGCCCGGTGGACCCGGCCCTGGCGCGGGTGCCGCACGACGAGGTGCTCGCCGAGCGACGCCGCCAGCACGCCGTGGCGGGCGGCTACCGGATCACCGACCACGACCCCGCGACCGAGCAGGTCACCCTGGTCGGCGTCGGCGCGATCCTGCCCGAGGTCCTCGAGGCCGCGCGCGTGCTGCAGGCGCAGGGCGTCGTCGCCGGTGTGGTGTGCCTGACCAGCCCCGACCTGGTCTTCCGGTCCTTCCAGCAGCGGGGCAGCCGCTCAGCGGGAGGCAGCGACGTCCTCGACCTGCTGCTGCCGGCTGCCCACCCGGCGCCGCTCGTCACCGTGCTGGACGGCCACCCGCACACGCTCGCCTTCCTGGCCGGAGCCCGCGGTGACCGGATCCGGTGCCTGGGCGTGAGCGACTTCGGCCAGTCCTCGGACCTGCCCGACGCCCACCGCATCCACGGCATCGACGCCGGCTCGGTCGCCGGGGCCGCGCTGGACCTGCTGGGCCGCTGA
- a CDS encoding CaiB/BaiF CoA transferase family protein: MTLDPQQPLAGLRVVELGNYIAAPTAGRLLADFGAEVVKVERPGTGDELRTWRLYGGDTSLLYRTINRGKRSVELDLRTDEGRETVLELLARSDALIENFRPGTLDRWGLGADVLAEVNPELVVARVSAFGQTGPLSGRPGFAAVAEAFGGMRDLVGDPDRPPARVGVSIGDSIAGLYAAFGVVMSLLDRERRRATSAEVVSPAERHVDVALHEAVFSMMESLVPDWSAYDVTRQRTGGRMEGIAPSNAYVCRDGASIVVAGNGDSIFVRLMRTIGRDDLAEDPTVAGNAGRWARRDELDEAIEAWTRQHDRDDALRVLDDAGVPAGPIYRAEDIVGDEQYRSRGMVQEQAVDVDGEQRAVAFPGVVPVLGETSLPIRHLGPDLGADTRWLLEEVLGRTPRTEEETG; this comes from the coding sequence GTGACCCTGGACCCCCAGCAGCCCCTGGCCGGCCTGCGCGTCGTCGAGCTCGGCAACTACATCGCCGCCCCGACCGCGGGCCGGCTTCTGGCCGACTTCGGCGCCGAGGTCGTCAAGGTGGAGCGGCCCGGCACCGGCGACGAGCTGCGCACCTGGCGGCTGTACGGCGGCGACACGTCGCTGCTCTACCGCACCATCAACCGCGGCAAGCGGTCGGTCGAGCTCGACCTGCGCACCGACGAGGGCCGCGAGACGGTGCTGGAGCTGCTCGCCCGCTCCGACGCGCTCATCGAGAACTTCCGCCCCGGCACCCTGGACCGCTGGGGGCTGGGCGCCGACGTGCTGGCCGAGGTCAACCCCGAGCTGGTCGTCGCCCGGGTCTCGGCCTTCGGCCAGACCGGACCGCTGTCGGGCCGGCCGGGCTTCGCCGCGGTCGCCGAGGCGTTCGGCGGCATGCGCGACCTGGTCGGCGACCCCGACCGGCCGCCCGCCCGGGTGGGCGTCTCGATCGGCGACTCGATCGCCGGGCTGTACGCCGCGTTCGGCGTGGTGATGTCGCTGCTGGACCGCGAGCGCCGCCGCGCCACGTCGGCCGAGGTCGTCTCGCCGGCCGAGCGCCACGTCGACGTGGCCCTGCACGAGGCGGTGTTCTCGATGATGGAGTCGCTGGTGCCCGACTGGTCGGCGTACGACGTGACGCGGCAGCGCACCGGCGGCCGGATGGAGGGCATCGCCCCGTCCAACGCCTACGTGTGCCGCGACGGGGCGTCCATCGTGGTCGCGGGCAACGGCGACTCGATCTTCGTGCGGCTGATGCGCACGATCGGCCGCGACGACCTCGCCGAGGACCCGACGGTCGCGGGGAACGCCGGACGCTGGGCCCGCCGCGACGAGCTCGACGAGGCCATCGAGGCATGGACCCGCCAGCACGACCGCGACGACGCGCTGCGGGTGCTGGACGACGCCGGCGTGCCCGCCGGGCCGATCTACCGCGCCGAGGACATCGTCGGCGACGAGCAGTACCGCAGCCGTGGGATGGTGCAGGAGCAGGCCGTCGACGTCGACGGCGAGCAGCGGGCCGTCGCCTTCCCGGGCGTGGTGCCGGTGCTGGGGGAGACCTCGCTGCCGATCCGCCACCTCGGCCCCGATCTGGGGGCCGACACCCGGTGGCTGCTGGAGGAGGTCCTCGGACGGACCCCACGGACCGAGGAGGAGACCGGATGA